GTTTCCGCATCAATTCGCAAGGCAAATGATTTTTTATCTCCCATTATGCTGCTCTTACTGATTTAATGTACCTGCATTGATAACTGGTGATGTTTCTTTATCTCCACAAAGAACCACCAACAAGTTGCTTACCATTGCAGCCTTTTTTTCTTCGTCGAGATCTACAATACCTTTGCTAGAAAGGAGCTTTAAGGCGCCCTCTACCATGCCAACTGCACCTTCAACCATTTTTACTCGGGCCGCAATGATGGCAGTTGCCTGCTGCCTTTTTAGCATTGCTTGTGCTATTTCTGGAGCGTAGGCAAGATAGCCTATTCTCGACTCTATAACGGTTAATCCGGCCAACTTTAGCCTGTCTGTAATTTCGTCCTCAAGGCTTTTGTTTACGTCTTCGAAGTTCGAGGTTAAGGTTATTGCTGCCTTTTCGTCTTCGAATAAATCATACGCATATGAGCCTGCAAGCTTACGTACCGCAGAGTCTGTTTGTATTTTTACAAATTCCTCGTAGTTGTCTACTTCAAAAATGGCTTTGTAGGTTTCCTCTACTCTCCAAACAAGGATCGCGCTAATCATGATAGGATTTCCGAGCTTGTCATTTACCTTAAGGCGTTCACTTTCGAAGTTTCGGGCTTTTAACGAAACCATTTTTTTTGAGTAGAAGGGGATA
This window of the Alistipes sp. ZOR0009 genome carries:
- a CDS encoding SPFH domain-containing protein, with protein sequence MKTEVLKEPTNGYTMVAITLIIGIIAIAGIVYNVIPASIASFIVFSFLIPGFFVVNPNTSCVVLLFGEYKGTVKKNGFFWLIPFYSKKMVSLKARNFESERLKVNDKLGNPIMISAILVWRVEETYKAIFEVDNYEEFVKIQTDSAVRKLAGSYAYDLFEDEKAAITLTSNFEDVNKSLEDEITDRLKLAGLTVIESRIGYLAYAPEIAQAMLKRQQATAIIAARVKMVEGAVGMVEGALKLLSSKGIVDLDEEKKAAMVSNLLVVLCGDKETSPVINAGTLNQ